ccgaaccaaatcctaatttgcatatgcaaattaggggtgggaagaggaaaatatttttaacttccttgttttgtgacaaaaagtcatgtgttgAGGGCTGCAGCAGGCACCAACCATTGAGCGCTGCAGCAGGCACCAACCATTGAGCGCTGCAGCAGGCACCAACCATTGAGCGCTGCAGCAGGAACCAACCATTGAGCGCTGCAGCAGGAACCAACCATTGAGCGCTGCAGCATGCCCTTAGAGAAAGGAGCAAATAAATGGGGGGACCCCAAAAGGACAGTCTCTGTTCCAGTATAGCAAGCGCCTAATGCAAGTTACAGGGATCACTCATTTAGACACAGTAGTTATGAGGTCGGAGAGCAGCAGGTACAGGCCGTGACACCCCCTATGAGGCAAATAACCAACACGTATAAAGCCAGTGACAGGAATTCCCCATAGGGCCAGTAAATGACAGAGCGGAGGCTGAAGCAATTGGAAGTAGCGAGTGTAGGCCGGATAACTCTCACTCACTGGATACAGTTTTCGTAATAAAGGGGAAGGCGGTTTCTCAAGTCACAACGCGCCCCTCGGCTCCCACACGTACCCCCCGGGAGTTCACAGTGTTACGCTCACCTCAGAGCTCTGGTGTTTGAAAGTGTCAAGAAACAGCAGCTCCATCGCGGACTCGCCAGCCATCTTTGATGGGGCGGGCGAGTGAGTAGGCGGGACTTCCGCCGAATCGACGGCATTTCCTGGTTGAGAACCCAGCTCCCTAATTGGCTGCTCTTCGGCTGGATTTCCCTCATCTAGTATCGTGATTGGTTGCGCTTCTACGCGCCTCCTCGATGCGGGCTTGAGGGGAAAAAGACGGCGATCCTGATTTCGGTCAGTGGGGAAAGAGCCCTCCAGCTGGCGCGGAACAGCATCCACCAGGTTGTAGAAAACAGTATTTGTAAGTGATCGGTGATTTAGAGCAGTTACGTGTGTatatacattatcctttatatcaGTATTAGTTTAAGCGCCAATGTTCCGGTGCAGAAGGGGAAGGAAACATTTTCCTCCCATTAGAGTTTTCCCTAGGGCAACAGTAagctcctttttttatttaaattgatgcTTATGTCGTGTCTTACTCACCAAACACTGCAGGGTCAGCCAGGCATCTCAGCCTCACACTTGTTACTTGTGTTTCCTTTTCATCCACAGACTGAGCCCCAGCtgcttttactatgttatatatatatatataatgggctATCTCTTACAGCTTTGCATTGTCTATGCTATTTTAATCATTGGCTtccttttctgtttctttccagctttcccataggggtcgctgaccccagcatcCAAAAtcaattgctctgtgaggctacagttttattgctgTTGTTATTTTGCCATTGcttctatttctatttattctctgaataaaaagctaaaggtggccaaagacgtagagatctgctcttttggcgatgtcgcaaaacgaccggatctctcccagatatgcccacgtTGAAGTGGTCaacatcgggctgatccgatacgagtggtcggattgcgggaccgcatagaAACGGCCGCGAtgcgacaggattttttaacctgccctatTGAGATCTGCCCGATTtacggccagatattgatcggggaagccagtcgaatggccccacacacgggctaaTAAGCTGTTGACTCGGGCTGTTGGCAGCATTTcttggcccgtgtatggaggcctttAGTAACTGTTAGGacaaggccagacgtggtgtttttaaaaaaagctccgcCAGgcataaatacgcataaactgcactaccactgaaactaatggaaagcacactatggcaattcacacagggcgcttgcaagctgaaatccgccacaggacaccagtatttgagtttttcagcagaaatgccaatacgttaagaaactaccaaatcaatagactctatgggatctgcacgtttgaaaccacaccttGCATAattacgcagcgtattttaaatatggcgtccaaattctcaatgagaagtgcatgttgggaaaagaaacctacgtgctgaaaagcacatgttgacggtcgcatgtggtttcagtggcgtttctttttttaaaaacgccacgtctggccttgccttaagagctttagcacacgggcagattcgtggagatttagttgcctggcgactaatagcctcttcttcagggcaacaatctcccagaactgccttccacctgctaaaatgaaaaatcgcctgcggtaatgcactcgcggcgcttcgatttccaaagttgcctcacgaggaaactcattaaaatcagtgcgtggttgctaggggaatttgcaccctagcaaccagattgctcaaaatgcaaactgaagagctattgaataaaaagcgaaataactcaaaaacctttaataataataaaaattaaacccaattgcaaattctcataatatcactctctacatcatactaaaagttctcaaaagtaaaccacccctttaactttctctaacttccctctttgataaatatacccctttgtgtgAACCCAAATGGAGCTGTTTCTTGGTCTCTTAAAAACCCCACAATGCACCATGCCCACTTGGGGTGAGTATGGTTATGGGATGTATTGGAAAATGAGCTAGATTTACATGGAACAAAGAACATCTTTCATCCAGACTTGGCCCACTCTGATTGGCTAGTTTATTAAGGTACATTTCATTTCAACCACATGAGAGGTGCCCTTTGGGACATTACTAAATTAACCAGCTTTAAATAGAGTGTCTGTCActgattttcagactttttttttttgtctgctttttTACAGTTACTGGGTAGACTACAAGAATGTGGCAATAAATGACACAAAACACTATATCCTGTTTATTTTACAGCAAGACAAAAGCATGTCATGCTGGCCAATGGGCATTTAGATATGTTTACTGTGCCGTAGCCAATTAACATAAGTTATATGTCCACTTTGCAGAAATGTTGCTGTGTTAAACTTGGATTCACAATTATAAATAGGATGTATTCCTTTTCTTCACTCAGACCTGTCACTTGGCACCATGATGGCATCAGGAAAGAAGTTTTAGGGAGATACACATTTGATGTTGAATTCTTGATCCTGGAGAAAAGGAGACCCTGTCACAATGAGCCAGACCCCCGAGGCCAGGGCTAGGTAACTACAGGCCTGTGTGTTCTTTgtaccagtatgggatctgttattcggaagcagatattcagaaaactccaaattacaggaaggcaatttcccatagactccattttaatcaaataaatcatatttgactttttcctatttaataataaaaccgtaccttgtgcttgatacCAGCTAAGATATAAATGATCCttttttgggggcaaaacaattaaggatgcactgaatcaactTTTTCAATACTTTgttaaagatttggccgaataccgaaccgaatctgaatctgaatttgcatatgcaaattaggggtgggaaaaaatgttttttacttccttgttttgtgacaaaatcatgtgatttcccttcccacacctaatttacatggCAAAttctgctgtaaaaggccgaatttccgaaccaaatcctggatttggtgcatccctaaaaacaatacaattgggtatgtttaaattatttttagtagaattatGATCTGGAGAtgaaaaactaaagaaaaaaaaaactttatcaggaaaactccaagccccaagcattctggataacaggtcctacacctgtataggacctgttatgtgCATTTATAACTTATGTGTATAAGTTTTATTAGTTCTGCATCTTGAATCTTGCAACTAACCAACCCCTCCACACCACTTTGGTTGgtcactttttttaaaggttttttccaGCAGTCCTTGGCATTGCTGCTATATTCAATCACTCTGCATTCCGTTCATTGTGATGGCAATAACttgcataatacttttttttatttgctcttctagagACAATCAGACAAGACAGATACAAGAGAGTGTTAACAATGTGGAAAAACATTTTGGAGAGCTGTGCCAAATTTTCGCCGGATATGTCCGTAAAACTGCTAGGCTTAGAGACAAAGCTGACCTACTTGTGAGAGAAGTCAATACATATGCAGACACGGAAACACCAACTGTAAAACTTGGTCTGAAAAACTTTGCTGATGAGCTCGCCAAACTGCAGGATTACCGTCAAGCTGAGGTAGTCACAAAAATTGAAACAACATTACTATTGACATAAAACattgtggggccgattcactaagggtcgaatatcgagggttaattaaccctcgatattcgactaggaattaaaatccttggacttcgaatatcgaagtcgaaggatttagcgcagatagttagatcgaaggataattccttcgatcgaacgattaaatccttcgaatcgaacgattttaatccaacaatcgaaggaatatccttcgatcaaaaaaagatagccaagcctatggggaccttccccataggctaacattgacttcggtagcttttagatgtcaaactagggggtcgaagttttttttaaagagacagtacttcgactatcgaatggtcgaatagtcaaacgatttttagttcgattcgaaggtcgaagtagcccattcgatgttctaggtagcccaaaaaaaccttcgaaattcgaagttttttaacttcgaatccttcactcgaagttattgaatcggcccctgtgtgtCCAAAAACCGGGGTTAAAATATCTATTTAAACTCTTGCGCCTTTAAGTTGGCCTAACCTGCTAAAATTCAATAGGCtgaccagattgctaaaactaaGCATAAGAATAAATGACCTAAGTAGATCTTAGCCTCCTAAACTGGCCCTAATCAAACATTTGGCCCCTGGTGCAACATTTGAATCATAATGCAGGcttatacagacctatcaagAGAGGACCTCATCAACCGCCCAATGCAATCCCTATTCCTAGCAATTTTGCaaaaggttttcattatttattttttatagtttttaaattattttccttcctctcctGTCTCCAGTTACAGGTGAAAGTTACTGACCTCAGCCACCAAAAACTATTGGGCTGGGAGGCTACAAtaactatttttaatttttattgcatatctttctattcaggccttcttctATCATATTCCATCTTTCATTCAACCCAAACAGGTGCACTTTGTTTCAAGGCAACGAATAATAGTTAAATACTGCTATAAGAACGTATTTATCTGCCACTTCCTACCTACTGTACCTCTATCTAACCCTGACATCAACTTTAACCACCCGGGTGGGAAATCAGGGATTTTTTTCCTGTAtaggaaataaaaatagaaatgtactgtaacaaaatctaaaattctgctttaattaaatgcattttgttcATTCAGGTTGAGAGACTTGAATCGAGAGTAGTGGAACCTCTAAAAAGCTATGGTAGTATAATCAAGCTTAAAAGGGTAGGTATGTACTTATTCCAGATTCTGAGTTTGGTTTGTAGAAGTGTGTTTAGGTAGACGTAATGCATACATTTCATCAGATGAGTTTTCAGGTAATTATGTTCAGCCTATTGTACTGTACTTGGTGCAAGGTGATACTTCTGCCCTACttttatggtatctttctgtTCCTTCCAGTTATAAAACAATGGAGTTTTAGCCAAGAATATATGTAACACAGTCAATGACATCTTcataaaagttaaagaaaaacaaagcaaaatcatTAATCTCCTAATGTTTCATGAGACAAATACAGTACCCCAGGCAATGCTTCCTACATTTAGAATATATATTGCAACTGAATTTTAATAGGTAGACCTGAATGCAACGTTTTTCTGTGCATTGCTCAGTTTATGGAGCTTaagaattaaagggcatgtaaatcccatttttactttctttaatgaaaaagaaacctatctccaatatactttaattaaaaaaatgtgtactgtttttataagaaacctgactatgcagtgaaattctcccttcatttattgctgtggatagtaattttcagatggtccctaactgctctgcagggaaacagtcatacttatgaacagtaggggcAGCTTTCTTTGCTTCCCTGTAGAGCaattggcgactgtgtagagatttgtattggattttattttttgccattaaATCCCCTACTGTTTGCAACTCcagcagcagggacaaagatcatggagccagatttaaacaaataaactggaattctatgtggaggattattttgctgcagccactggttctgcagagattgagaacgtttgtattaaacgatacaaaaactataaaaatctaTATCAGATTGcatgacaacacagaacccattgcagtctgtatattctgcttattaatcagtcttgctgtatcagcttctggcagatattatttgctgttttgatcatttatgatgatccctgagcagcccagaccacactgagcatgtgcgcagtcttggtcttatgtttaacaaagttaaaagatggtgaccccctgcggccaactgtGAAAgcacaaataatttgtttaattaggcttctggtgcagtaagtttatgtttagtatacaaaatacagcatttttagccttattctattttagactttacttcccctttaaagctaataTTAAATGCAAGTAATCATTAGAACATGTTTCTTGAAAGTCATTCTAGAAGGAGCAGCCTGTTATTTTAAACCTCCAATATGTGTGAATATTTGATAGCTTTCTCTAGCCAACATCCAAGGTATAAAATGTTATTCAGGACCCACACTGCTATGTacctagaaaatatttttaaatgtttaaagtgcAATAGTATTTGTCTGTCTGAATAATATAAATGAGTGATTGGTTCTAAGACTAGAATTGATCTATTTATCATTTAACAGGAGGACCTTAAAGTGACTTTGACTGCTAGGAACCGAGAAGCAAAACAAATGGCTCAGCTAGAAAAAACTCGCCAGAGAAATCCATCAGATCGGCAAATTATAGTATCCTTTTAAAGCCAAATAAAGGGCATAATCCATATTGTAAGGTGTAACACTACCTGACAAATGTAGTAAAGCCTATGCTGGTCATTACAATTTGCATCCATTCTTAATACTTCATTTTTGAAGAAAATCTTTCTAAAAGGAAGCAACGAAGAATGCAATACAATCATATAATGCAATAAACTCCatcaatgcaaataaaaacaatttgcatagTGTGATAGCTGGTCAAAATCCAAGTTTCACTACTATACTCTTTGCACAATGATTATTTTATGTGAACTGAAACAGCTGATTCAGAACTGAAATctgtaaaaatgcaataaaatcacaaagatAAGAGAATACACAGAATGGTTAACACTTCTCACACTCAAAAACTCAGTAcagaaaaacaacatttatatGTGTACATTTGTCAAAGTGTGTGTCCTGTTACAAATCATGACTGAGAGCCACTATGTGACTGAAAATGGTGAGGTGGAGCACTGAGGTTTGAGATGCAAAGACAATGGCAGACACGTGGTTTTCACATGTCTACTGTTATCCTAATTTCCTGGAGCAATTGCATCCACGGGACTATTTATGCCTATGCTCTGCTTATTGCCTGGAGTCGGTGGAATGAAACAGAAGCAGGttacactatggggtaaatttatcaaagagtgaagttccgccactagagtgaaattccgcagctctccattcatttctatgggattttgaaaggcgtatttaccaatgggtgaagtgaaagttcaccctttgataaatacgcctataaaaatcccatagaaatgaatggagagtggcggaatttcactctagtggcggaacgtcactattaacttcactctttgataaatatacccctatgtagaGTATAATGATTACTTTTTGCTCTCATGCTGAAGAGTCCCTATATCCACAGATTGTAGTTCGTAAAATCTGTAGCACTTAAAGTGTTAAAAATTGTGCAGCAATAAACCATTGATAGGGGctgttttatcaaaggtcgaatgttaagtttttggggtttttttccaaatgacctcaaaattcgAATACAGTAAAACCCCAATTTTACGGTTCTCAAGGGACCatggaaaaaaacgtaaaatccGGGAAAAGTAAAATAAGGGAAAGGTTTTAAGGACACATAACTGTGCTCCTTCAATCTCCAACAAAGCTGTTGCTTCCTTTTGCTACATTTTCAGTCTTGTGCCCCAGTCCCTAACTCCTTCTTTAGTACCGCTTGCCTCTCCGCACCCTCCAACACTGCTGCTGCTCCAGTCCTGTCCACTTTCTTCTCCAACAAAGGGTTCCCTCTACAGATTGCTTCTAAATCTTGCCTGCCTGCCCTCTCCCTTATTCTCAAGCAGGCTGCCTTTTCCCGATCACAATGTTCTGCCCCGGGCCCTTACTTCTGCTTAAGCGATTCCTGCCTCGATGAACCGAGTCATGTGTGCGGTCCCTTACTACGTCTTCCTCCTTGCCagttccagcagaattgtgcagcGTGTCACAAGTTTCAAATGTCTTAAcactaaatgtttttattgataaaatagaGCAATTGGCAAGGGACAAGCAACTTAAAACCCGGGAAAACGAAACGTAAAACAAGGGAAAAACTTCTATTGATATGCATTACAACAGGAAGGGACCACTGGAAAATAACGTAAAATTTCGTGAAAACATAAAATCCGGGGACGTAAATTCAAGGTTATACTgtagtatcttatttaaaaaactagaacatctaaaactcaaactaacaTTACTGACCCGAAAATTTAAATCGAATTAGACTTAACtcgattttgagttttttctcagaaaaaacttgaatgtcaggaaggtaattaacatcttcaaatgggtcaaaggacctctgcctctgacttctacatgaactcggcaggttttaggtggcgaatagtcgagttGTTCCaggggtcaaggtatgataaatctcaaatttgagtttggaatattcccaactcgaatttgtgaccaattttgaccaaaaatccaacttgaaaattcgaatttacagtCTGAAGCTTAATAAACCTGCCCTTAATGTTTGTAGTAATATATAAAAGCGTTAATCACTTAACAAAAGCAATAAATTGCTTATAATGTATCAAAAGTATACATTGCAAATATTGACTTTCACTTAATTGTCCTGTGTTCCCCTTAGTTTTCTTTCATATGCTACTGTATCCAAAAAATCGTGAACATTTGTAGTTTATGAACTATAGGAATATTTTAGAACTATTCCTTTCAACATTGAAattgtcttgatgtttttttttctttacatacattTACAGTCACAGGTAGAAAAATTTCTAAGAAAATAATGGAAGAACTTCAATACTTCAAAGTCTTCAATAGTACAAAACAAACATTGTTATCCAGGAAAACAGGACTAACGGACATATTGAACATGATATTtgatttaaagtttaatataagtAGTGAATATATGGGGTCACTGCtcctcacaatttttttttttttctttccttacaTTTTCTTAACTGGAAACCTTGGGAGTAATTTTCAGGATTCTTTCCTGCTAGTTTTTAAGAATGCTGGGTCTTGACTGACAAGCAGTGAGAGGCTGTTTGGGGGTAAAAAATACAATGGATTAAAGAACCCACATTTCATATGGGCGCCATGCAATTATATTATACTATAGTTAAAGGGGGACATACAGTGTTGTTCCACTCTGGATGTATCTGGATTACAGCTGCTCCTCTTTAAAAAGTTTATCAGCCCAGGATAGTTTTGAGCAGGACAGGCCACTAGATTCCTAGGCATCTCATTCTCCTTTTAGATTTAGACTCCTTTCCTTTCAGACTTggggtatgtacagtataaaaggGTTTCAAGGTATTCTTTACTTGTACCAATTCTTACTAAGGTGCAGGGGATGCCTAGAAAACTGGGGAAAAATGGAGGTGACCTGTTCTGCTTAAAACTACCTTGGGCTTTAAAGGAGATGAGCACTGGCATGTTGTAAGAGATTAGTGTTGGTGGGGGGTGCGCCCTACATTGGTACTTTCCTGGTAACTGAAGCTTTCCTTGTCCTATAAACCGCACTATATCCATCCTTCTGATGTTTTACAGTATCATATAAGCATTCACTAGCTGCACAGTAATTACacactttcttttattttgtccTCTGCTGAGAGCCTGCGGTACTTATGATAATGGGGTAAATAGCTATCTTTTAGTATAAATATTCATAGTTTTGTGGTAGAATACCATATATTGTACCTAGTATAATAGTTAT
This is a stretch of genomic DNA from Xenopus laevis strain J_2021 chromosome 6S, Xenopus_laevis_v10.1, whole genome shotgun sequence. It encodes these proteins:
- the cibar1.S gene encoding protein FAM92A-A (The RefSeq protein aligns at 89% coverage compared to this genomic sequence), giving the protein MSQTPEARARDNQTRQIQESVNNVEKHFGELCQIFAGYVRKTARLRDKADLLVREVNTYADTETPTVKLGLKNFADELAKLQDYRQAEVERLESRVVEPLKSYGSIIKLKREDLKVTLTARNREAKQMAQLEKTRQRNPSDRQIISQAETELQRATMDASRISQQLEETIDNFEKQKMKDIKKLFTEFVSIEMVFHGKALEVLTAAYQHIQDIDEEEDLEVFRNSLHPPDFQSRLDIVRANSRTGSTSRGPSVISQPPGNRQKNRIEDEDEEEEDDENSTEDEN